A genomic window from Cotesia glomerata isolate CgM1 linkage group LG7, MPM_Cglom_v2.3, whole genome shotgun sequence includes:
- the LOC123268840 gene encoding protein drumstick isoform X1, producing MFAIMPMETEGHGREFGRRQKMRAKCTVEFVCKYCQRRFTKPYNLMIHERSHKDDVTFTCEVCGKSFKRQDNLKQHRSIHSVSYKGSNGYANGYSNGYSRY from the exons ATGTTCGCGATAATGCCGATGGAGACAGAGGGGCACGGCAGGGAGTTCGGCCGCCGGCAGAAGATGCGCGCCAAGTGCACCGTCGAGTTCGTCTGCAAGTACTGCCAGCGGCGATTCACTAAGCCCTACAACCTCATGATACACGAGCGCAGTCATAAGGACGACGTGACCTTCACCTGCGAGGTCTGCGGAAAGTCCTTCAAGAGGCAGGACAACCTTAAACAGCACAG GAGCATACATTCCGTTTCTTACAAGGGCTCCAACGGCTACGCAAACGGCTATTCGAATGGCTACTCTAGGTACTAG
- the LOC123268840 gene encoding protein drumstick isoform X2, protein MFAIMPMETEGHGREFGRRQKMRAKCTVEFVCKYCQRRFTKPYNLMIHERSHKDDVTFTCEVCGKSFKRQDNLKQHRCGWR, encoded by the exons ATGTTCGCGATAATGCCGATGGAGACAGAGGGGCACGGCAGGGAGTTCGGCCGCCGGCAGAAGATGCGCGCCAAGTGCACCGTCGAGTTCGTCTGCAAGTACTGCCAGCGGCGATTCACTAAGCCCTACAACCTCATGATACACGAGCGCAGTCATAAGGACGACGTGACCTTCACCTGCGAGGTCTGCGGAAAGTCCTTCAAGAGGCAGGACAACCTTAAACAGCACAG ATGTGGGTGGCGGTGA